A stretch of Lactiplantibacillus brownii DNA encodes these proteins:
- a CDS encoding EAL domain-containing protein: MYRYFIQPQLDKFNNSLIGYEMLIRYRETENDRWTLPENFEAIPIDVQIDLLKATASELSLKIGSVSINFNRKQFLNPEITAAVIAAQMKLFPTKVIVEVTEEPGEDNYSLTAMQKQIELIKSHGLQFSLDDVGTGINVYDHIKPLLGYAEEIKFAMQNFRNEERADEIPTQLKFWRQVAREHDMRLILEGVENDAEDQLADDLEIPLRQGYYYGKPHLFKLKSDR, translated from the coding sequence CAATTCATTAATTGGCTATGAAATGCTCATCCGTTATCGTGAAACCGAAAATGATCGCTGGACTTTGCCAGAAAACTTTGAAGCGATTCCCATTGACGTTCAGATCGACCTGCTAAAGGCGACTGCCAGTGAGTTATCCCTAAAAATTGGATCAGTTTCGATTAATTTTAACCGTAAGCAATTCCTTAATCCAGAGATCACGGCTGCCGTGATTGCGGCGCAAATGAAGCTATTTCCAACTAAAGTGATTGTCGAAGTCACTGAAGAACCTGGTGAAGATAACTATTCGTTAACTGCCATGCAAAAGCAAATCGAATTGATTAAATCACATGGTCTACAGTTTAGTTTAGATGACGTTGGTACGGGGATTAACGTCTATGACCACATTAAACCACTTTTGGGGTATGCCGAAGAAATCAAATTTGCCATGCAGAATTTCCGCAATGAGGAACGTGCAGATGAGATTCCAACCCAACTTAAATTTTGGCGACAAGTGGCCCGTGAGCATGATATGCGTTTGATCCTAGAAGGTGTTGAGAATGATGCCGAGGATCAGCTCGCGGATGACTTAGAGATTCCACTTCGTCAAGGGTATTACTACGGTAAGCCTCACCTATTTAAATTAAAAAGTGATCGTTAA